The DNA sequence ATCCTTGCGAAATTCCGCGGTTAAATTAACGTGAAGATGATTGTATTGAACTGTTCGTAGCAGACTTAATAAGCGCGAGATAAACACCCGACTCTGACGAACACACTttgaaacaaacacaagtttgcCAACTAGGGATTGTAACTCCCGTTTGCGAGCAGTTTTGCGGTTCCTCCAATCATGTAAGAGAAGCTCTAACTCCGCTAGCCGCTCAGGACTAACTGACAACGTAAATGAATTCGTGTCTACCATCACTCCCAAACACAGCATGAGCGATGAAGGCGGACAAGCTTTGGAAACAGATTCGATCAGTCCCAGAGAGGAGAGAAGAGTCCCCAACTGCTCAAAATCGGAAGTCGCAGAGCTAGCCTCAGAAACCCCAATGAAATCatcaaaataattaaataaaacttttccTTGCTGTCGATGAATCCAAGCTACCGCTGAGGTGGCGCGCTGACATGCCTGAGCAGCAGAGCGTAACCCCATAGTTAAAACAGTGTCAAAGTAATAATGTCCATTCCAAATATACCCAAGTAAACGGTAATCGCCGGGATCCACAGGAAACTGCCTATACGCCTGCCGCAGATCCCTCTTATAGAGAAAACAACCCGGGCCAAACTGCACGATCGCTTCCACAATGTCATCTATAGTGGGATAACAAGTCACGAACGGATCTCCCAGAAAACTATCACACGGAATACCATCATTTACTGAACCGCCCTTAGGCCAACTCAAGTCCACAATTACCCTACGTTCTTCAGAATCTCGCTTGGGAACCGTGTTCAACGGTGAAGTAACAAATCCACCCCCGAAGGGAGGATCCGTAAACGGCCCAGCGACACGACCAAGCGAGACTTCACGTTGTAAATGCTCTGAAACTTGAGTCGCAAAATTGAGCGCACCCCGGTGAGTGCGAGCATCAAAAATAGGAACAGTATCGCCAGTGAAACCCACCGGCCAACCAAACTCCAGGAAATCACAAATCATTTGGTCGTCATAATCATACAACAAAGTCCTCCAAGTATTGATCTTTAGGGAACTTGGAACGGGCAGGCGAGAAACCACAAAGTTCGGGCGACCAGAACGAAAAACTAACTCATGTGcgtacaaataaaaatcattcgcCTGCTGAGAGTCACGAGGAAAGGCCGTGGAAAAACCACGACAGTCTAGAACACCAGCCTCCACCGGCTGAGGAAAACACACATCATGAATATAATCAGCGCCCGTGGAAAAGCCACGACAGTCAGGAACTGCAGCCTTTAGCGGCTGGGAGCAAGCATCAGCATTCAAAGCACAAAACGACATATCCGGAAATGAAGCAACAGTAACGGAAGGAACGCCCCCAATGTCTTGACCAAGGGCGAAGTTTATCAGTTTTTTGATTCCCCTGAAAGCGGACAATCAGATGAATCCTCTCTATGCGATTCCTGTTTTCTCGATTGTACCCAACAAGCCGCACAAATATGTTTTACCCATTTACGTTCGCCTCGGACGTAACCATAATGATCCTTGGTATGAATGCACTTCTCGCGTTGATAATCTCTACAAAACAATGTCGGCCCTGAACTGTAAGACTGCTTTTTCGGCGGTGAAAGTAGCTGACCATGGAGGGTTCTGCTTTCGAGGTGGGAAAAGGAATCACCCCACATCAATAAGCCACGTTCGATTTCAAGCAAAACCGCTCCATGGAAGGCAAGCACCGCCTCCCATTCGTATAGCTGTGCGTGATACATCAGCGTTACCAAATGTTTGTGTCGTTCGGCGCGCTCGAACGAACTGATCTCTCGTAATTGTAGAATCTGTGCATACCCCGCCACGAATTCAGCTTTATTTGGCTTCCGTAACGGAGAGGAAGCCAGCGCACCCATATCAGCTTCCTCATCGGACTCACTGGATGCAATGGGCAGAACATGAGCCACACGTCGATCCGCCGCGTCGGCCAAGTCATCCATGGCTCTAAGCTCGGGCAAAGTAACCGTCGTCGCACGGCGCGGCGATACATCTTTAGAAGATCGCGACGACGAAGCAACGTCGGAGGGCGGCAAGGAATGGGACTGACGACTGCTAGCATGATCGGCCTTCAAACTTTGAACCTCGGCCGTGAGAGTTTGAACAGCGGCGGCGAGCGAATTCAACAGTTCGTCGTTCCGTGTAGTAGAATTGCCCTGAATTTCGGGAACGCCCCCAGGACCGTCACAATGTTTCCCTGGCACGCCAAAATCATGATCATTTACTGGCTTCTTGCAGCCTGGACATTTCTTTTCTCGCGGCATCGTAACAGTGGAAAAAacaatatgagcttgatatataaacgttgaaaagaacaaagaattatag is a window from the Nematostella vectensis chromosome 9, jaNemVect1.1, whole genome shotgun sequence genome containing:
- the LOC125556738 gene encoding uncharacterized protein LOC125556738, which encodes MPREKKCPGCKKPVNDHDFGVPGKHCDGPGGVPEIQGNSTTRNDELLNSLAAAVQTLTAEVQSLKADHASSRQSHSLPPSDVASSSRSSKDVSPRRATTVTLPELRAMDDLADAADRRVAHVLPIASSESDEEADMGALASSPLRKPNKAEFVAGYAQILQLREISSFERAERHKHLVTLMYHAQLYEWEAVLAFHGAVLLEIERGLLMWGDSFSHLESRTLHGQLLSPPKKQSYSSGPTLFCRDYQREKCIHTKDHYGYVRGERKWVKHICAACWVQSRKQESHREDSSDCPLSGESKN